From a single Methanomassiliicoccales archaeon genomic region:
- a CDS encoding threonylcarbamoyl-AMP synthase produces the protein METIKCERLECANSDLPEFKMEEILEALRAGELVVYPTETVYGLGANALNEGAVKKVYMVKKRPFDMPLSVAVRDLNMLEQIAILDDRERKLVKKFMPGPLTLLVTKRPVIPDILTSASMEVGVRIPDQPFALRLIEQFGPLTSTSANIHSKPNPLSTTEVMQELGDAVRFYLDCGVPKLGKPSTIVQLNNGGLEVIRKGPISLEEIMAVLNE, from the coding sequence ATGGAAACGATAAAGTGTGAGAGGCTTGAGTGCGCGAACAGCGATCTTCCCGAGTTCAAGATGGAGGAGATCTTAGAAGCCCTGAGAGCTGGGGAACTTGTAGTTTACCCCACCGAGACCGTTTATGGACTGGGAGCCAATGCTCTGAACGAGGGAGCGGTCAAGAAGGTTTACATGGTGAAGAAGAGGCCGTTCGACATGCCCTTGTCCGTAGCGGTAAGGGACCTCAACATGCTTGAGCAGATCGCCATTTTAGACGACAGGGAGCGTAAGCTAGTCAAGAAATTCATGCCGGGACCTTTGACCCTTCTTGTCACCAAGCGACCCGTCATTCCTGACATTCTCACCTCCGCCTCGATGGAGGTCGGGGTAAGGATACCCGACCAACCATTTGCCCTGAGACTGATCGAACAATTCGGTCCTCTTACTTCGACCAGCGCGAACATACACTCCAAACCCAACCCCCTCAGCACCACGGAGGTAATGCAGGAGCTGGGTGATGCTGTACGCTTCTACCTGGATTGCGGTGTTCCCAAACTGGGGAAACCATCTACCATAGTGCAGCTGAACAACGGCGGTCTGGAGGTAATCAGGAAAGGACCCATATCCCTAGAAGAGATCATGGCGGTTTTGAATGAATGA
- a CDS encoding MBL fold metallo-hydrolase, with the protein MNVHHLPGRGFDSNIFLVTGEDPFLIDAGTGANTQSVLDWIEKLMDSKNIGRIILTHRHYDHVGGAAKLARALGATVLIHELDAEPIANGDSWGTQASMFGEAMEAVEVESLKEGDIISTGERDFLIMHTPGHSVGSLSLFCEGDGTLISGDTVFVGGVGRWDLPTGDYDDLIGSLIRLGRLEVKDLYPGHGPCAKGNALWHLRDALGCLGES; encoded by the coding sequence ATGAACGTCCATCATCTCCCTGGAAGGGGGTTCGATTCGAACATCTTCCTGGTGACTGGAGAGGACCCCTTTCTGATCGACGCCGGTACGGGAGCAAACACCCAATCCGTTCTCGATTGGATCGAGAAGTTGATGGACAGCAAGAACATAGGACGCATCATCCTTACCCACAGGCACTATGACCATGTAGGGGGTGCCGCGAAGCTCGCAAGAGCTCTCGGTGCAACGGTCCTGATCCATGAATTGGACGCAGAACCGATCGCCAATGGAGACTCATGGGGAACCCAAGCCAGCATGTTCGGGGAAGCCATGGAGGCGGTAGAGGTGGAGTCTCTGAAGGAGGGGGACATCATCTCGACCGGTGAAAGGGACTTCCTTATTATGCATACCCCAGGTCACTCGGTGGGCAGCCTTTCCCTTTTCTGTGAAGGGGATGGAACGCTTATATCGGGTGATACGGTCTTTGTTGGCGGCGTGGGACGCTGGGACCTACCCACTGGGGATTACGATGATCTCATAGGATCGCTCATAAGACTGGGGCGGTTGGAGGTCAAGGATCTCTATCCCGGTCATGGTCCCTGCGCTAAGGGGAATGCACTGTGGCATCTCCGCGATGCACTCGGATGTCTAGGGGAGTCATAA
- a CDS encoding M24 family metallopeptidase yields the protein MNDNMVAALRKAGAISSEARDIGYELIDEGVSYLEVAEEVEEIIRNGGGEPAFPVNISVNEIAAHYTPSSTDDKRFVNGDVVKLDVGAHVEGYIGDTAITVEVGTRNYQDLIESSKRALAIALEIIGEGVTVSTLGGAIERSIKDDGFFPVVNLTGHGM from the coding sequence ATGAATGATAATATGGTGGCGGCCCTGAGGAAGGCCGGCGCCATATCCTCCGAGGCTAGGGACATAGGATACGAACTCATTGACGAAGGCGTCAGCTACCTTGAGGTCGCCGAGGAGGTAGAGGAGATCATTAGGAACGGTGGAGGAGAACCAGCGTTTCCAGTCAACATCAGCGTAAACGAGATTGCGGCACATTACACGCCGAGCTCCACCGACGACAAGAGATTCGTAAACGGGGATGTGGTCAAGCTCGACGTGGGGGCACATGTGGAAGGTTACATCGGGGATACCGCCATCACCGTTGAGGTGGGTACAAGGAACTATCAGGATCTCATAGAGTCGTCAAAAAGGGCACTCGCTATCGCCCTTGAGATCATAGGGGAAGGCGTGACGGTGAGCACCCTGGGCGGTGCCATAGAGAGGAGCATCAAGGACGATGGATTTTTCCCAGTTGTGAATCTGACAGGCCATGGGATG